Proteins from one Nicotiana tabacum cultivar K326 chromosome 23, ASM71507v2, whole genome shotgun sequence genomic window:
- the LOC107785956 gene encoding uncharacterized protein LOC107785956: MANVLQHQHQSMESPYDMLESLKKMFGEQNRAAKQTIMKALLNTKMAEGSSVRDHVLKIICLLNELEVLRVVINKESQVEMVLQTLHDNFQQFRLNYNMN; encoded by the coding sequence ATGGCGAATGTTTTGCAACATCAGCATCAGTCTATGGAGTCTCCTTATGACATGCTCGAAAGTCTCAAAAAGATGTTCGGTGAGCAAAATCGTGCAGCTAAGCAGACAATCATGAAAGCCCTTTTGAATACCAAGATGGCTGAAGGATCATCAGTTAGGGACCATGTTCTGAAGATAATATGTCTTTTGAATGAACTGGAGGTCCTTAGAGTTGTGATTAATAAGGAATCTCAAGTTGAGATGGTCCTGCAGACTCTGCATGATAATTTTCAACAATTTCGCTTGAACTATAATATGAATTAA
- the LOC107785958 gene encoding protein TIC110, chloroplastic isoform X1: protein MNPSLLLTTNQPSVNPTTTTFLSPFLNPTPLRFTRKISQKRRHFLYNYGLSTVRSSASDKPPSSSISVKPDVFGGKKELSTIQSLVDAMSPPIRIASSALVFAGAVAAGYGLGVRFGGSRNAGVGGAIALGAAGAGAAYALNSCVPEVAAINLHNYVADFEDPAALNKEDIDAIANKYGVSKQNEAFNAELRDIYCRYVSAVFPTGTEELRGDEVDTIIKFKNALGIDDPDAADMHMEIGRRIFRQRLETGDRDGDIEQRRAFQKLIYVSTLVFGEASAFLLPWKRVFKVTDSQVEVAVRDNAQRLYASKLKSVGRDIDADQLVSLREAQLVYRLSDELAEEMFKEYARKLVEECISLAVGSLKSRTRATREATRVIEELDKILSFNNLLISLKNHPDASRFAPGIGPVSLVGGEYDGDRKMDDLKLLYRAYITDSLSSGRMEENKLAALNQLRNIFGLGRREAETITLDVTSKVYRKRLAQAVTSGDLEAAESKAAHLQMLCEELSFDPQKALQIHEEIYRQKLQQLVADGELSDEDMKALERLQVMLCVPKQTVEAAHADICGSLFEKVVKEAIAAGVDGYDAEIKKSVRKAAYGLRLTREVAMSIASKAVRKIFISYIQKARGSGSRTEQAKELKKMIAFNSLVVTQLVADIKGESSDTPPEEPQKEQVQQTDEEDGEWESLQSLRKVKPSKDNLRKEIQTEISLKDDLPERDRTDLYKTYLLFCLTGEVTRIPFGAQITTKKDDSEYVLLSQLGSILGLTDKEIVEVHRSLAEQAFRQQAEVILADGQLTKVRMEQLTELQKNVGLPPQYAQNIIKSITTTKLAAALETAVGQGRLSIKEIRELKESSVDINTMISESLRQNLFKKTVDDIFSSGTGEFDEVEVYENIPKDLNISAEKAKKVVHELARSRLLNSLIQAVSLLRQRNHKALVSSLNDLLACDKAVPSTPLSWEVPEELSDLFIVYVKSDPAPDKLSRLQYLLGISDSTAETLRSMKDRELPNGVGEEEFVF, encoded by the exons ATGAACCCGTCACTTCTCCTCACTACCAACCAACCTTCTGTAAACCCCACCACGACTACTTTCTTATCTCCTTTTCTCAACCCTACTCCTCTCCGTTTTACCCGTAAAATCTCCCAGAAACGCCGCCATTTTCTCTACAATTATGGTTTATCTACTGTCCGTTCATCTGCTTCTGACAAACCCCCTTCGTCGTCTATTTCGGTCAAGCCAGATGTCTTCGGAGGTAAGAAAGAACTTTCTACTATTCAATCCCTCGTGGATGCCATGTCACCGCCCATAAGAATAGCCAGCTCGGCTTTAGTATTTGCTGGCGCTGTGGCTGCTGGGTACGGGCTTGGGGTTCGTTTTGGTGGGTCCCGCAATGCTGGGGTGGGTGGTGCTATTGCTCTTGGTGCTGCTGGTGCCGGCGCCGCTTATGCATTGAATTCCTGTGTTCCTGAAGTCGCGGCTATTAATTTGCATAACTATGTGGCTGATTTTGAGGACCCCGCTGCCTTGAACAAGGAAGATATTGATGCAATTGCTAATAA GTATGGTGTCAGCAAACAGAATGAGGCATTCAATGCGGAGCTTCGTGATATATATTGCCG ATATGTATCTGCTGTCTTTCCTACTGGGACTGAAGAACTTAGAGGCGATGAAGTTgataccataatcaaatttaaaaatgcatTGGGAATTGATGATCCAGATGCAGCAGATATGCATATGGAG ATTGGTAGGCGAATATTCAGGCAACGACTTGAAACGGGAGATCGTGATGGAGATATAGAACAGCGTCGG GCATTTCAGAAGTTGATATACGTCTCAACTCTCGTATTTGGAGAAGCATCTGCATTCCTTTTACCTTGGAAACGTGTTTTCAAGGTTACTGATTCCCAG GTTGAGGTTGCTGTCAGGGACAATGCACAACGATTATATGCTTCCAAGCTTAAGTCTGTTGGCCGAG ATATTGATGCGGACCAGCTGGTCAGTTTGAGAGAAGCACAGCTTGTATATCGGCTGTCGGATGAG CTTGCAGAAGAGATGTTTAAAGAGTATGCAAGAAAGCTTGTTGAGGAATGCATATCACTTGCTGTTGGCAGTTTGAAATCAAGGACAAGAGCAAC CAGGGAAGCCACACGTGTGATCGAGGAGCTTGATAAGATATTGTCATTTAATAATTTGCTAATTTCACTGAAGAACCATCCTGATGCTAGTCGCTTTGCTCCTGGCATTGGGCCAGTTTCCTTAGTAG GTGGCGAGTATGATGGTGATAGAAAGATGGATGACCTAAAACTTCTCTACAGAGCATATATTACAGATTCTTTGTCAAGTGGTCGGATGGAAGAAAACAAG CTTGCTGCTTTGAACCAATTGAGAAATATATTTGGTTTGGGGAGACGAGAAGCAGAGACAATCACATTGGATGTCACCTCAAAAGTATACCGTAAACGACTTGCTCAAGCTGTTACCAGTGGTGATTTAGAAGCTGCTGAGAGCAAAGCAGCCCATCTTCAAATGCTGTGTGAAGAATTAAGTTTTGATCCGCAAAAGGCTCTTCAGATTCATGAAG AAATCTATAGGCAAAAGCTTCAGCAGCTTGTCGCTGATGGAGAACTTAGTGATGAGGACATGAAGGCATTGGAACGCCTGCAGGTCATGCTTTGCGTTCCCAAGCAAACAGTTGAGGCGGCTCATGCAGATATCTGTGGCAGTTTATTTGAAAAG GTGGTTAAGGAAGCAATTGCTGCTGGTGTAGATGGTTATGATGCTGAAATCAAGAAATCTGTGAGAAAGGCAGCATATGGTTTACGGTTAACCAGGGAGGTTGCCATGTCTATTGCTAGTAAGGCA GTCAGAAAGATTTTCATCAGTTACATTCAAAAGGCCCGAGGATCTGGGAGCCGCACTGAACAAGCCAAAGAACTGAAAAAGATGATAGCCTTTAATAGTTTGGTTGTGACTCAACTAGTTGCGGACATCAAGGGTGAATCGTCTGATACACCACCAGAAGAGCCTCAAAAGGAGCAGGTTCAACAAACCGACGAGGAGGATGGGGAGTGGGAGTCCTTGCAATCACTAAGGAAAGTAAAACCCAGCAAGGACAATTTGAGAAAGGAAATCCAGACTGAGATTTCTCTCAAGGATGATCTTCCGGAAAGAGACAGAACTGATCTTTACAAGACATACTTGCTCTTTTGTCTAACTGGGGAAGTTACTAGAATTCCTTTTGGGGCCCAAATCACCACAAAGAAGGATGATTCAGAATATGTTTTGTTAAGTCAACTTGGTAGCATCCTTGGGTTGACTGATAAGGAAATTGTTGAAGTGCACCGAAGTCTAGCTGAGCAGGCTTTTAGGCAACAAGCTGAGGTGATCTTAGCTGATGGACAGCTAACCAAGGTCAGAATGGAACAGCTTACTGAATTGCAGAAGAATGTTGGCTTGCCACCTCAGTATGCCCAGAATATAATAAAGAGCATCACAACAACAAAACTGGCGGCAGCCCTTGAAACTGCTGTTGGTCAGGGAAGGCTGAGCATTAAGGAGATTAGAGAATTGAAAGAATCTTCAGTAGATATAAACACCATGATATCTGAGAGTTTACGTCAGAATCTTTTCAAAAAGACAGTGGATGATATCTTCTCATCTGGTACTGGAGAGTTTGACGAAGTAGAGGTATATGAGAATATCCCAAAAGATCTTAATATTAGCGCTGAGAAGGCCAAAAAAGTTGTTCATGAACTAGCTCGTAGCAGATTATTAAACTCGCTTATTCAGGCTGTATCCCTTCTGAGGCAGAGAAACCATAAAGCATTG GTTTCATCTCTCAATGATTTGTTAGCTTGTGACAAGGCCGTTCCTTCGACCCCATTATCTTGGGAGGTGCCAGAAGAACTGTCTGATCTTTTCATCGTATATGTGAAGAGTGATCCCGCACCAGATAAGTTGTCCAGGTTACAGTATCTGTTAGGTATAAGTGATTCAACAGCAGAAACTTTGAGATCTATGAAGGATAGAGAACTACCAAATGGGGTAGGGGAGGAAGAGTTTGTATTTTGA
- the LOC107785958 gene encoding protein TIC110, chloroplastic isoform X2: MNPSLLLTTNQPSVNPTTTTFLSPFLNPTPLRFTRKISQKRRHFLYNYGLSTVRSSASDKPPSSSISVKPDVFGGKKELSTIQSLVDAMSPPIRIASSALVFAGAVAAGYGLGVRFGGSRNAGVGGAIALGAAGAGAAYALNSCVPEVAAINLHNYVADFEDPAALNKEDIDAIANKYGVSKQNEAFNAELRDIYCRYVSAVFPTGTEELRGDEVDTIIKFKNALGIDDPDAADMHMEIGRRIFRQRLETGDRDGDIEQRRAFQKLIYVSTLVFGEASAFLLPWKRVFKVTDSQVEVAVRDNAQRLYASKLKSVGRDIDADQLVSLREAQLVYRLSDELAEEMFKEYARKLVEECISLAVGSLKSRTRATEATRVIEELDKILSFNNLLISLKNHPDASRFAPGIGPVSLVGGEYDGDRKMDDLKLLYRAYITDSLSSGRMEENKLAALNQLRNIFGLGRREAETITLDVTSKVYRKRLAQAVTSGDLEAAESKAAHLQMLCEELSFDPQKALQIHEEIYRQKLQQLVADGELSDEDMKALERLQVMLCVPKQTVEAAHADICGSLFEKVVKEAIAAGVDGYDAEIKKSVRKAAYGLRLTREVAMSIASKAVRKIFISYIQKARGSGSRTEQAKELKKMIAFNSLVVTQLVADIKGESSDTPPEEPQKEQVQQTDEEDGEWESLQSLRKVKPSKDNLRKEIQTEISLKDDLPERDRTDLYKTYLLFCLTGEVTRIPFGAQITTKKDDSEYVLLSQLGSILGLTDKEIVEVHRSLAEQAFRQQAEVILADGQLTKVRMEQLTELQKNVGLPPQYAQNIIKSITTTKLAAALETAVGQGRLSIKEIRELKESSVDINTMISESLRQNLFKKTVDDIFSSGTGEFDEVEVYENIPKDLNISAEKAKKVVHELARSRLLNSLIQAVSLLRQRNHKALVSSLNDLLACDKAVPSTPLSWEVPEELSDLFIVYVKSDPAPDKLSRLQYLLGISDSTAETLRSMKDRELPNGVGEEEFVF, encoded by the exons ATGAACCCGTCACTTCTCCTCACTACCAACCAACCTTCTGTAAACCCCACCACGACTACTTTCTTATCTCCTTTTCTCAACCCTACTCCTCTCCGTTTTACCCGTAAAATCTCCCAGAAACGCCGCCATTTTCTCTACAATTATGGTTTATCTACTGTCCGTTCATCTGCTTCTGACAAACCCCCTTCGTCGTCTATTTCGGTCAAGCCAGATGTCTTCGGAGGTAAGAAAGAACTTTCTACTATTCAATCCCTCGTGGATGCCATGTCACCGCCCATAAGAATAGCCAGCTCGGCTTTAGTATTTGCTGGCGCTGTGGCTGCTGGGTACGGGCTTGGGGTTCGTTTTGGTGGGTCCCGCAATGCTGGGGTGGGTGGTGCTATTGCTCTTGGTGCTGCTGGTGCCGGCGCCGCTTATGCATTGAATTCCTGTGTTCCTGAAGTCGCGGCTATTAATTTGCATAACTATGTGGCTGATTTTGAGGACCCCGCTGCCTTGAACAAGGAAGATATTGATGCAATTGCTAATAA GTATGGTGTCAGCAAACAGAATGAGGCATTCAATGCGGAGCTTCGTGATATATATTGCCG ATATGTATCTGCTGTCTTTCCTACTGGGACTGAAGAACTTAGAGGCGATGAAGTTgataccataatcaaatttaaaaatgcatTGGGAATTGATGATCCAGATGCAGCAGATATGCATATGGAG ATTGGTAGGCGAATATTCAGGCAACGACTTGAAACGGGAGATCGTGATGGAGATATAGAACAGCGTCGG GCATTTCAGAAGTTGATATACGTCTCAACTCTCGTATTTGGAGAAGCATCTGCATTCCTTTTACCTTGGAAACGTGTTTTCAAGGTTACTGATTCCCAG GTTGAGGTTGCTGTCAGGGACAATGCACAACGATTATATGCTTCCAAGCTTAAGTCTGTTGGCCGAG ATATTGATGCGGACCAGCTGGTCAGTTTGAGAGAAGCACAGCTTGTATATCGGCTGTCGGATGAG CTTGCAGAAGAGATGTTTAAAGAGTATGCAAGAAAGCTTGTTGAGGAATGCATATCACTTGCTGTTGGCAGTTTGAAATCAAGGACAAGAGCAAC GGAAGCCACACGTGTGATCGAGGAGCTTGATAAGATATTGTCATTTAATAATTTGCTAATTTCACTGAAGAACCATCCTGATGCTAGTCGCTTTGCTCCTGGCATTGGGCCAGTTTCCTTAGTAG GTGGCGAGTATGATGGTGATAGAAAGATGGATGACCTAAAACTTCTCTACAGAGCATATATTACAGATTCTTTGTCAAGTGGTCGGATGGAAGAAAACAAG CTTGCTGCTTTGAACCAATTGAGAAATATATTTGGTTTGGGGAGACGAGAAGCAGAGACAATCACATTGGATGTCACCTCAAAAGTATACCGTAAACGACTTGCTCAAGCTGTTACCAGTGGTGATTTAGAAGCTGCTGAGAGCAAAGCAGCCCATCTTCAAATGCTGTGTGAAGAATTAAGTTTTGATCCGCAAAAGGCTCTTCAGATTCATGAAG AAATCTATAGGCAAAAGCTTCAGCAGCTTGTCGCTGATGGAGAACTTAGTGATGAGGACATGAAGGCATTGGAACGCCTGCAGGTCATGCTTTGCGTTCCCAAGCAAACAGTTGAGGCGGCTCATGCAGATATCTGTGGCAGTTTATTTGAAAAG GTGGTTAAGGAAGCAATTGCTGCTGGTGTAGATGGTTATGATGCTGAAATCAAGAAATCTGTGAGAAAGGCAGCATATGGTTTACGGTTAACCAGGGAGGTTGCCATGTCTATTGCTAGTAAGGCA GTCAGAAAGATTTTCATCAGTTACATTCAAAAGGCCCGAGGATCTGGGAGCCGCACTGAACAAGCCAAAGAACTGAAAAAGATGATAGCCTTTAATAGTTTGGTTGTGACTCAACTAGTTGCGGACATCAAGGGTGAATCGTCTGATACACCACCAGAAGAGCCTCAAAAGGAGCAGGTTCAACAAACCGACGAGGAGGATGGGGAGTGGGAGTCCTTGCAATCACTAAGGAAAGTAAAACCCAGCAAGGACAATTTGAGAAAGGAAATCCAGACTGAGATTTCTCTCAAGGATGATCTTCCGGAAAGAGACAGAACTGATCTTTACAAGACATACTTGCTCTTTTGTCTAACTGGGGAAGTTACTAGAATTCCTTTTGGGGCCCAAATCACCACAAAGAAGGATGATTCAGAATATGTTTTGTTAAGTCAACTTGGTAGCATCCTTGGGTTGACTGATAAGGAAATTGTTGAAGTGCACCGAAGTCTAGCTGAGCAGGCTTTTAGGCAACAAGCTGAGGTGATCTTAGCTGATGGACAGCTAACCAAGGTCAGAATGGAACAGCTTACTGAATTGCAGAAGAATGTTGGCTTGCCACCTCAGTATGCCCAGAATATAATAAAGAGCATCACAACAACAAAACTGGCGGCAGCCCTTGAAACTGCTGTTGGTCAGGGAAGGCTGAGCATTAAGGAGATTAGAGAATTGAAAGAATCTTCAGTAGATATAAACACCATGATATCTGAGAGTTTACGTCAGAATCTTTTCAAAAAGACAGTGGATGATATCTTCTCATCTGGTACTGGAGAGTTTGACGAAGTAGAGGTATATGAGAATATCCCAAAAGATCTTAATATTAGCGCTGAGAAGGCCAAAAAAGTTGTTCATGAACTAGCTCGTAGCAGATTATTAAACTCGCTTATTCAGGCTGTATCCCTTCTGAGGCAGAGAAACCATAAAGCATTG GTTTCATCTCTCAATGATTTGTTAGCTTGTGACAAGGCCGTTCCTTCGACCCCATTATCTTGGGAGGTGCCAGAAGAACTGTCTGATCTTTTCATCGTATATGTGAAGAGTGATCCCGCACCAGATAAGTTGTCCAGGTTACAGTATCTGTTAGGTATAAGTGATTCAACAGCAGAAACTTTGAGATCTATGAAGGATAGAGAACTACCAAATGGGGTAGGGGAGGAAGAGTTTGTATTTTGA